A window of the Gossypium hirsutum isolate 1008001.06 chromosome A05, Gossypium_hirsutum_v2.1, whole genome shotgun sequence genome harbors these coding sequences:
- the LOC107895612 gene encoding classical arabinogalactan protein 5-like — MSKSFVCFVLLALVATCALGEAHSNTPTKLPSFLSPTTTPTASPPAPSPSTATHSPSPSPSSHESSLTSSPTSSLSIPPLAPTIVPNIVTPASSISQTPDLSAAPLLNVTIGFAIAVILAALHLLTEI; from the coding sequence atgtCGAAATCCTTCGTTTGCTTCGTTCTTTTGGCTCTAGTAGCCACCTGCGCTCTCGGCGAAGCTCACAGCAATACGCCAACCAAGTTACCGTCATTTCTCTCTCCAACCACCACTCCCACAGCTTCGCCACCAGCTCCTTCGCCGTCAACTGCCACTcattctccttctccttctccttcaTCCCATGAATCTTCACTGACTTCCTCTCCTACCAGTTCTCTTTCAATTCCTCCTTTGGCTCCCACTATTGTTCCTAACATTGTTACTCCCGCTTCCTCCATCAGTCAGACACCAGATTTATCTGCAGCTCCTCTTTTGAACGTCACCATTGGATTTGCCATTGCAGTTATTTTGGCAGCTCTTCATTTGTTGACCGAGATTTGA